CGTCGCCGCACCCCTGACGCGGGCGGGCAGCGATCCGTCCCGCACGCACGTCCGCGGCGCAACGGGGTGGAACAACGGGCGCGGAGGCCCCGTTGGTCGGGAGGTCGTCACGACCCATCGGGTCGTCGCAGCGAAGGAGAGCCGCATGCCGACCCCCGACGTCCCGCTGGAGAAGCTCGGCTTCCTGACCATCGGGCTGTTCGACGGCGCCGACCCGGCGCCGGGGCACGAGAACGTGCTGCAGGTCATCGAGCTCGGCGAGCAGCTCGGGTTCGACAGCGTCTACCTCCGCCACCGGCACTTCCAGACCGGCATCTCCTCGCCCGTCGCGATCATGGCGGCGGCCTCGCAACGCACCCACCGCATCGCGATGGGCACGGCGGTGACCCCGCTGGGATGGGAGAACCCGCTGCGCACGGCCGAGGACCTCGCCACCGTCGACATCCTGTCGGGCGGGCGGGTGGAACCCGGCTTCTCCGTCGGCCCGCCGACCCACTGGGACGACGTCAAGCAGGCGCTCTACCCCGACACCGCCGACGCCGAGGACCTCTCCTTCGAACGGGTCGCGCGGCTGCTGCGCATGATCAGGGGTGAGGCCGTCAGCACCTTCTCCGGCACCGCGGGCTTCGAGCAGTTCTCCGCACGCGTGGAACCGCACTCCCCCGGTCTCGCCGACCGCGTCTGGTACGGCTCGGGAAGCGGTCGCTCCACCCGATGGGCCGCCGAACAGGGGCTCAACCTGCTGACCAGCAACATCACCAAGCCCGAGCCGTCCGATCTCGAGGCCGACGGCCGCTGGGACTTCGCCGCCATCCAGCAGCGCCAGATCCGGCTGTTCAAGCAGCACCACCCCCTCGGTGACGCCGCCCGGGTCTCGCAGGGCCTCGTCGTGATCCCCACCGACACCGCGACCAGCGAGCAGAAGGCCAAGTACCGGGCCTACGTCGACGCGCGCACGCCCCGGACCAGCGCACCGATGGGCCCGCCCGGCCCGGGCCTGCTCGCCGCGCCCGACATCCTCGGGACGTCGCAGGAGATCGCCGAGAGGCTGTACGCCGACGCCGCGTTCCGCGAGGTCCGCGAGGTCGTGTTCGCGTTGCCGTTCAGCTTCGAGCACGCCGACTACGTCCAGATCCTGACCGACACGGCGACCTCGCTCGGACCGCTCCTGGGCTGGAAGCCGCCGGTCTGAACCGGGCCCCGGTCAGGTCGCCGTGCGTGGCGTGCTGGCCGACGTCGAGGAACGCCCCCGTTCCGCACCCGCCGGCGCGATCAGCAGGCGGGCGAGCGGCGAACGCCCCGTGTCGGTCCCCCTGGACAAGTGCGTGACCGCTCGTTGTCCGACGGGGACAACGGTCCGGGCGCGTCCCCGACCTAGCCTGGGGCCCTGTCACCGTGCCACGAGGGAGTCGCGATGTCCGGTCCGGGTGGGGCTCTCGGCATGATCGAGACCAAGGGACTCGTCGGGGCGCTCGAGGCGGCCGACGCAATGGTCAAGTCCGCGAACGTCGAGATCGAGGGCTACCGCACACTGCGCAACGGGCAGGTCTCGATCCTGGTCCGGGGCGACGTCGGCGCCGTGCAGGCAGCCGTCGACGCCGGCTCGGCCGCCGCGGCCGCGGTCGGGGAGCTCTACGTCGCCCGGGTCATCCCCCGGCCACACGGAGAGACCGAGACGGTGATCGGCGCCGCCATCACACCGACCTGACCGAGCGCCCCGGCAGGTCGGTGGCGTCGGCGTCGGCATCCGGCTCGTCCACACCGCTCACCTGCAGCAGGCGCAGCGCGAAGTCGGCGCGCATCCGGTCCTCGTGCCGGCTGAGGTCGAGCCCGGTCAGCTGCTTGATCTGCTCCAGCCGGTAGCGCAGCGTCTTGTGGTGGACGAACAGCCGCTCGGCGGCCACGCGCTGGGAGCAGTCGGCGTCGAAGAAGGCGCGCAGCGTGCGGATCAGCGACCCGTCGTTGTCGCGGTCATAGGCGAGCAGCGGCCCGGTGGCCTCCTCGATGAAGGTCTGCAGGTCCGGGTCGTCACCGGAGCCCAGCAGCAGGCGCACGATGCCCAGCTCCTTGACCGACCGATGGGCCGTTCGGATAGAAGTGGTCGGGTGGCTTGTCTCGGCCGGACAACGCCGTCGGAGGTGGGTGCCGCTGCACTCGGGGCACGACGAAGGAGGGTGCCGTGTACGGGCCCGGCGGGGTTCCGACGCAGGCGGCGGCCCGATTCGGTGACGAGGTCGCGCTGATGGCCGCGACCCGGACCATGGGGTTCCACGAGCTGGACGACGAGAGCGAGCGGTCAGGGGATGTGACATCCGTCGGGACCGGTCCGGCTCCACGGGTCGCCGCCATCGAGTCCGTCGGGGGAAGTGATCCACAACCGGCTGACTATCGCCCGAGATCAGGACGCCTGGTGGTGGACGCCGACGGATCCTCTGAGGCTCTGGGCTGCGGGGTGGGTGAGGTGCATGGCCCGCGGAATGCGTGACACGGGGAGGGCTGCAGTCAGATGTCGGCTGACAACACCTCGGACACGACGGATCGGAGCTGAGTGAGGGCATCGTCGTCGTTCCAGGTGGCCGCGGGTTGGCGCCAGGCGATGTAGCCGTCGGGACGGACGAGCAGTGCGCCGGCTTCGTGGATCTCGCGGATCCGGGCCCAGTCGCGGTAGACGTCCTCTGCGCCCTTCTCCCCGATGACGACGGTGCGCAGGAACGGGAGGTCGAGCTTCATCGCGGCACGAACCCAGGAACCGCCGGCCAGGCCGGTGACCAGTGACAGCCTGCCCTTGCCGGTGACGTCGAGGGTGGAGACGCGTTGTCCTTCTGCGCCGAGGAGCCACGCGTGGGGCAGCTTGGCCCCTGGACGGGTGGTGGCCTGGAGGTGGAGCTGGGGGTCGCGGACGAACTCCTCCTCCCCCACGGATTCGTCGGGGAGCACGGCGGTGGAGGTGTAGCGCTGGTTGAGCTCGACGCCCTGGGCGTTGAACTCGTAGTTCTTGAGTTCGAGCGCCGCGGTCAGCGCCTCGCGCACGGCGACGCCGTCCGGGCCGGGGTCGCGGAGCTTGGCCAGGCCGGCGGCGACGGGGTCGGCCTCGCCGGTGGTGCGGAAGCACTCGTTGAGCGGGGCGTAGTCGACGCGGGACTGGTTGGCCCTGGCGACGACCTGCTTGCCGACGGGCATGCGCTCGTCGGAGTAGGTCTCCAGCAGCTGGGGGCCGGCGTGGCCGTGGATGACGAAGGCGAGTTTCCAGGCGAGGTTGAACGCGTCCTGGATGGAGGTGTTGGAGCCCAACCCGGACGACGGAGGGTGGCGGTGCACGGCGTCGCCGCCGCAGAACACGCGACCCTTCGAGTACTTCGTGGCATGGGCCTGGTTGACGAACCAGCTCGAGCAGGACTCGATCTCGATCTCCAGGTCCGGGTCGCCGACGTAGCCGCGGATCCGGGCTCTGACCGACTCCGGGTCGAAGTCCGGGGCCGGGCCGGACAGGTCGTAGCCCCAACCGGCGATCCAGGTGTGCCACGGCCGGATCGCGCGCAGCAGACCCATCCCGATCTCGCCGAAGTTCGCGCTGGGAGTCATCAGCCAGTGCAGGATCGACGGGCGGTGCTCGACGAACCGGCTCAGGTCGGCACGGAAGAGCACGTAGGCGGTGGCGGCGCGGGCGAGCTCGCCCTCCAGCGGCAGCTCCAGCTCGTCGACGACCTGGGACTTCGCGCCGTCCGCGCCGATCATGTAGCGAGCGCGCACGGTGTGCTCGCGGCCGGTCACCAGGTCCTTGAGGCGGGCGGTGACGCCGGCGTCGTCCTGGGTGTGGCCCAGGTACTCGGTGTTGAACCCGAACGTCGCCCCGCGCGCGGCGGCGTTGCTGACCAGGACCGGTTCCAGGTAGGGCTGCGGGATGTCCAGCAGCGGGCAGGGGCTGCCCTTGATGTAGTCACCGATGCGGTCGTCCCCGGTTCCCCAGGTACGTAGCCGTGCGATCTCGTCGCCGGCGAGGCTGGTGGTGAACAGGGTGTCGCCCATCTGCTCCCACGGGGTGGCGTGCTTGGTGGCCTCGGCTTCGACGCCGAGGTCGCGCAGGACCTCGACGGTGCGCTGGTTGGTGATGTGCGCGCGGGGGGTGTTGGCCAACCAGTTCCAGCGAGTCACCGCGTGCGCGCGAACGCCGTAGGTGGCCAGGGCGAGCGCGGCGGCGCCTCCGGTCGGTCCGGTGCCGATGATGAGGACGTCGGTGTCGAACCCGGTTCCCGGCCCGGAGGTGGAGTCCGATGTCGGGCTGGGCGCGACCTCCGGTGGGTTCACGACTGCTCCCTGAGGAACTCCAGCGCGAGGGCGTTGAACTTCTCGCGCTGCTCCCACTGGGGCCAGTGCCCGGCCCCGGTGATCAGCTCGAACCGCCCGTCGGTGATCTTCTCGGCCATCTCCAGGCCGGCTCCTGCCGGGCCGGACGGGTCGTCGCTGGTCCAGATCACCAGCGCCGGGCCGGGCACGGCGGCCAGGTCGGCGTCGGTGACCATGTTCCTGCGCCGGACATCCGCGTCCTGCAGGCACAGGATGTGGCGCATCGAGTCGGCAAACCCGGGCCGGGAGTAGATCGCCTGCCGAATGGCGACGAGCTCGTCGGTGACGGTCGCCGGGTCGGCCATGAGCCACTGCAGTCGGGCACGGATCCGCGCGTCGGAGGGATCGTCGGCGGCGGCCTGGGACAGCCCGCGGATCCTGTCCATGACCTCTGGGCTGGCCATCGTGCCGCCGGGGGTGTTGAGGATCAGCTTCCCGGTGCGTTCCGGGTGGGCGGCGGCGAACTTGATCGCGACCCACCCGCCGAGGGACTCCCCGTTGAGGTGCGCCTTCTCGATCCCGAACGCGTCGAGCAGGCCGGTGAGGTGCTCGACGTAGGTGTCGAGTTCCAGGTCCGCCGTGGCGTGGGTGGTGTAGCCGTGGCCGGGGTAGTCGTAGGCGATCACGTGGAAGTGCTCGGCCAGCGCGGCGACGTTGTGGGCGTAGGCCTCCAGATGCCCACCCGTGCCCGGCATCAGGACCAGCGGATCACCGCGTCCGGCTTCGAGGACCCGGGTGCGCCACGTCGTTCCCGCTTGAGTCCCGACCTCGACGTAGTGGACGCGGTGCTCGACCGCGCCGAGGGCGACCCACACCGGGGTGTCCTCGCGCTGGATGACGGACCCCGGATCGGTCTGTGCACCGCTCATGCGTTGGCCTCCGCGGGCGCGGCGAGCCCGGCGAGCAGGTCGTCCGTGGTGACGATCTCGGCGAGCAGCCCCAGCGAGCCCAGCGACGCCTCGTGCGCCTCGGGGGAGCCGGCCGAGCAGGCGTCGGAGACAACGACGGTGCGGTAGCCCAGGTCCGATGCGGCGCGGGCGGTGCCCTCGACCGAGGCGTTGGTGGCGACCCCGATGAACACGACGGTGTCGATTCCGGCGCGGCGCAGGGTGGCGTCCAGGTCGCTGCCCTGGAAGCCGCCGACGCGGGTGTGGGTGACGACGTGGTCCCCGTCGCGGGGAGCCACCTCGGCGGTGATGTCGGCGCCCGGGGTGCCGTCCTCCAGGCACTTCGCCTGGGCCACCATCCCCAGCAGCGGGGAGTTCGGGTTCAGGTCGCCGTGGCCGGGCTGGAACGCCACGCGGGTGTGGACGACGGTGGCGCCGGCGGCGCGGGCGCCGTCGAGCAGCCGCGTCGCGGTGTCCAGGACGCCGGTGCGCTCGACCTCGGCGCGGAAGAACCCGGCGAAGGCGCCGGCCGGGCCGACGATGTCGTTCTGGAAGTGCACCGCGACGACGGCGGTGCGGGCGGGGTCGAAGCTCATGGGAGGACCTCCGGATCAGGCGCGGGCGAGGATGGACGAGCCGATGTCGGCGATGTCGCGATCGGCGGTGAAGGGGTTGGACAGGAAGACGCTGACCATGTCGCAGCCGGCCTCGCGCATGAGCTGGGTCTTCTCCAGCAGGTCGTCGGGGCTGCCGTAGAGGCACCAGTAGTCGACGAGCTCCTTGGTGATCAGCGGGCGGTGCACCGGGTCCAGGCCGCGCAGGTACTTCGCCCAGACGTCCAGGTAGTGCGGGGCGTCCGCGGCGGTGGGGTCACCGAGGTACGCCATCGCGGCGTCGGTGGAGGCCTTCACGATGCCCTCGCCGAGCTCGTCGACGTGGCCGTTCATGAACCCGGCGTTGGTCAGGCACGAGCTGATCGGGCCCGAGCCGAACCCGTTGTCGATCCCGTCCTCCCAGGTCTCGCCGTTGCGGAGCTGGTAGAACCACGACAGGGCGACGAGCTTGACCGCGCCGGGCGGGCGTCCCGCCTCGGCGACGGCCTTGTCCAGCTCGCGGCGGACCACGCCGATCATCTCGGGGTTCGGCCCGAGGCAGTAGGTCATGTAGTCGGCGTGCTTGGCCGCGACCGCGAACCCCTTCGGCCCGCCGGCGGACATCCACACGTCGATCGGGTCGTCGAGGTTGTACCAGAGCCCGCCCTTGTCCAGGAACTCGATCTCCCGCTGCTGGCCGAGCCAGTTCTGGGTGACCCGCTCCCCGGCGAGCAGGCCGCGGGTGACGTCGAGGGCGGTGTCGAGCTCGGCGACCTTCGCGGGGCGACTGCCCATGGAGCGCAGCGCGTTGTTCGCCGTCCCGATCCCCAGGAACGTGCGGCCGGGGGCGAGCGAGTTGAGGGTGGCGATCGAGTTCGCCGTGACCGGCGGGATCCGGGTCAGCGGGTTCGTCACCCACGTCCCCAGCTGGATCGTCGAGGTCTCGCGGGCCGCCAGCGCCAGGTACTGGTAGGGGTCGCTGAACAGCAGCGGCCCCTCCCCCACACCGAAGTGGCTCGCGCCGACGTCCTCGGCCTGCTTCGCCCAGCCGACCTTGTCGATCTTCGCGCAACTGCCGATGCAGAACTCCATGACTGCTCCCTGATGGGTTCCTGAGAGGTGGGTCAGACGGTGCGTGCGGTGGTGACGCCGAAGCCGGCGATCCACTCCGGGATGGGGCGGTAGAAGGAGGACCGGACCTCGTAGGGACCCGCGGTGGACAGCGCGGCGTAGGCAGCGATCCAGGTGCGAACCTCGTGGCTGGAGTGACCGCCCTGCTCGACGAACTCCGCGTTCGTCCAGCGGTCGATCTGGGCGAAGTCCCCGGCGGCGAGCAGCGCCATCAGGCGCTGGTCCCAGGCCGGGTTGAGCGGCGCGATCGTGGCCGTGCCGGCGGCGAACGCGCGTCCGGCCGCGTAGACCCGCTGCTCGTGCTCGGCCCGCTGCGCCGCGGTCGGGTGGCGCCCGGCGATCAGCCTCTCGGCCACCTGCGGCGAGGCGCTCTCCAGCTGTGGCACCGGCGGGTCATGCGACAACCCACCCGACCCGACGACCAGGACACGGCGATCCAGGGCCGCGGCCGCCCGGCCGAGCGCCTCGCCGAGCTGCCGGACCCGCGATACCGGACCCAGCGGTTCGGCGACCGAGTTGATGAACACCGGCACCACCGGCACCGCGTCCAGGCCGCCGAACAGGATCTCCAGCGGCTGCGCCAGACCGTGGTCGACGAACATCCGCTCCGAGTACGCCAGGTCCAGCCCCTCGGCCAGCACATGCCGGACCAGCGCGTACGCCGCGTCCCGGTCCACCGACAGCGGACCCTCCGCGGTGCGGTAGTCCCCCACCGAGGTCGCGCCGGTGCCCAGGCAGAACGGGGGCATCATGTCGTAGAAGAAGCCGTTGTAGTGGTCCGGCCCCAGCAGCAGCACCAGCTCTGGGGCGAACTCCGCGATGAACGCCCGCGCTTGCGCGAACGCCGCGTCGACCGCGGCGGCGACCTCGGGAGCGGGGTCGTTCTCCCCCATCAGGGGCGAGTGCGACAACG
This sequence is a window from Pseudonocardia petroleophila. Protein-coding genes within it:
- a CDS encoding LLM class flavin-dependent oxidoreductase, with amino-acid sequence MPTPDVPLEKLGFLTIGLFDGADPAPGHENVLQVIELGEQLGFDSVYLRHRHFQTGISSPVAIMAAASQRTHRIAMGTAVTPLGWENPLRTAEDLATVDILSGGRVEPGFSVGPPTHWDDVKQALYPDTADAEDLSFERVARLLRMIRGEAVSTFSGTAGFEQFSARVEPHSPGLADRVWYGSGSGRSTRWAAEQGLNLLTSNITKPEPSDLEADGRWDFAAIQQRQIRLFKQHHPLGDAARVSQGLVVIPTDTATSEQKAKYRAYVDARTPRTSAPMGPPGPGLLAAPDILGTSQEIAERLYADAAFREVREVVFALPFSFEHADYVQILTDTATSLGPLLGWKPPV
- a CDS encoding BMC domain-containing protein, whose protein sequence is MSGPGGALGMIETKGLVGALEAADAMVKSANVEIEGYRTLRNGQVSILVRGDVGAVQAAVDAGSAAAAAVGELYVARVIPRPHGETETVIGAAITPT
- a CDS encoding PucR family transcriptional regulator — translated: MRLLLGSGDDPDLQTFIEEATGPLLAYDRDNDGSLIRTLRAFFDADCSQRVAAERLFVHHKTLRYRLEQIKQLTGLDLSRHEDRMRADFALRLLQVSGVDEPDADADATDLPGRSVRSV
- a CDS encoding FAD-dependent monooxygenase, which translates into the protein MNPPEVAPSPTSDSTSGPGTGFDTDVLIIGTGPTGGAAALALATYGVRAHAVTRWNWLANTPRAHITNQRTVEVLRDLGVEAEATKHATPWEQMGDTLFTTSLAGDEIARLRTWGTGDDRIGDYIKGSPCPLLDIPQPYLEPVLVSNAAARGATFGFNTEYLGHTQDDAGVTARLKDLVTGREHTVRARYMIGADGAKSQVVDELELPLEGELARAATAYVLFRADLSRFVEHRPSILHWLMTPSANFGEIGMGLLRAIRPWHTWIAGWGYDLSGPAPDFDPESVRARIRGYVGDPDLEIEIESCSSWFVNQAHATKYSKGRVFCGGDAVHRHPPSSGLGSNTSIQDAFNLAWKLAFVIHGHAGPQLLETYSDERMPVGKQVVARANQSRVDYAPLNECFRTTGEADPVAAGLAKLRDPGPDGVAVREALTAALELKNYEFNAQGVELNQRYTSTAVLPDESVGEEEFVRDPQLHLQATTRPGAKLPHAWLLGAEGQRVSTLDVTGKGRLSLVTGLAGGSWVRAAMKLDLPFLRTVVIGEKGAEDVYRDWARIREIHEAGALLVRPDGYIAWRQPAATWNDDDALTQLRSVVSEVLSADI
- a CDS encoding alpha/beta fold hydrolase, which produces MSGAQTDPGSVIQREDTPVWVALGAVEHRVHYVEVGTQAGTTWRTRVLEAGRGDPLVLMPGTGGHLEAYAHNVAALAEHFHVIAYDYPGHGYTTHATADLELDTYVEHLTGLLDAFGIEKAHLNGESLGGWVAIKFAAAHPERTGKLILNTPGGTMASPEVMDRIRGLSQAAADDPSDARIRARLQWLMADPATVTDELVAIRQAIYSRPGFADSMRHILCLQDADVRRRNMVTDADLAAVPGPALVIWTSDDPSGPAGAGLEMAEKITDGRFELITGAGHWPQWEQREKFNALALEFLREQS
- a CDS encoding cysteine hydrolase family protein, which codes for MSFDPARTAVVAVHFQNDIVGPAGAFAGFFRAEVERTGVLDTATRLLDGARAAGATVVHTRVAFQPGHGDLNPNSPLLGMVAQAKCLEDGTPGADITAEVAPRDGDHVVTHTRVGGFQGSDLDATLRRAGIDTVVFIGVATNASVEGTARAASDLGYRTVVVSDACSAGSPEAHEASLGSLGLLAEIVTTDDLLAGLAAPAEANA
- a CDS encoding LLM class flavin-dependent oxidoreductase → MEFCIGSCAKIDKVGWAKQAEDVGASHFGVGEGPLLFSDPYQYLALAARETSTIQLGTWVTNPLTRIPPVTANSIATLNSLAPGRTFLGIGTANNALRSMGSRPAKVAELDTALDVTRGLLAGERVTQNWLGQQREIEFLDKGGLWYNLDDPIDVWMSAGGPKGFAVAAKHADYMTYCLGPNPEMIGVVRRELDKAVAEAGRPPGAVKLVALSWFYQLRNGETWEDGIDNGFGSGPISSCLTNAGFMNGHVDELGEGIVKASTDAAMAYLGDPTAADAPHYLDVWAKYLRGLDPVHRPLITKELVDYWCLYGSPDDLLEKTQLMREAGCDMVSVFLSNPFTADRDIADIGSSILARA
- a CDS encoding 3-carboxyethylcatechol 2,3-dioxygenase encodes the protein MALAVCTLSHSPLMGENDPAPEVAAAVDAAFAQARAFIAEFAPELVLLLGPDHYNGFFYDMMPPFCLGTGATSVGDYRTAEGPLSVDRDAAYALVRHVLAEGLDLAYSERMFVDHGLAQPLEILFGGLDAVPVVPVFINSVAEPLGPVSRVRQLGEALGRAAAALDRRVLVVGSGGLSHDPPVPQLESASPQVAERLIAGRHPTAAQRAEHEQRVYAAGRAFAAGTATIAPLNPAWDQRLMALLAAGDFAQIDRWTNAEFVEQGGHSSHEVRTWIAAYAALSTAGPYEVRSSFYRPIPEWIAGFGVTTARTV